In Fragaria vesca subsp. vesca linkage group LG5, FraVesHawaii_1.0, whole genome shotgun sequence, the genomic stretch AATAATAGGTTTTAAAAATTACCATACACCAAACGAAAATGAGATTAGGAAGTCTTTTAATTAATACCAATACAAGACTCGAATCGTCTAGAGAGAAAAGTAAACGAGTTAAAGAGATCTCAAACTTAAAACCCTATCTTCTCCCCCTGTCTCTCACAAAATCATGGGCGTCTGCGCTTCGTCTCCGACCATCAAGCTCCAGAAAAATGGAGGCAGAAGCAGTCGCAGACCTGACGGAACAAGGTCGGACTTCATCGGACGTCCAAAAGGGGTCGTCGTGATCGACGTTGACGGTGATCGGGTGGAAGAGTTGAAGCAGCCAACCCAAGCCAGGCGGATCATTTCGCAGCATCCCGACCATGTTCTCTGCAACTCCGAGGCCTTGTCCGTCGGCACGTGCGCGCCTCACGTGGCCGACGACGAGGAGCTTCAGACGGGTCATATTTACTTTCTCATGCCACTCCAACAGGCCCAGAATCCGCTTTCTCTACCGGAACTTTGTAATCTCGCGATCAAGGCCAGTTCTGCATTAGGGAAAAGATGATCAGTTTCAGTGAGTTGTTCTTGTTCTTGTTCTTGTTCTACGTTTTATTTTTTTGGGCGTTAGATTTTTTATTTTTTTATGCTTGTAATTATTTGGATGATGATATAGATTATAGTCAAACACATTAGAGCAATAAAAAAACTTATCACTTTGCGATTGAATTGTTCGTCCCCAAAAGAAACATATTGTGCAATATGAGTGAGAGTATGAGGACTGAGGTAGGTCTTATTTTGGGGCGGGGAAAATTGGTAGGCTTGACATTGATGGCAGGCTTCAAATAAGGCCCGACTAAAAGTTTAGGCCCACCCTTAAACAAAGGAAAATCGCTGTGTGTTCGATGAAATGCCACGAAGAAATAATACTACGTGATTCTCGCTAAATTTTTTTCTTTAGATTGTGTATAATTGGACTCCCAGTCATAGTGGTCGTAAATTTTCTTTAATAAGTTGTCTGCTCATGTCACAAATGTGCAGCTGAAGTGATTCTGAAGTAATTGAATAATCCCGAATGTCCTTACCTGAGTCTTAGGAGAACTTATTTAGAAAATGTAGGTATGCCTTATGCTTTGAAGATCTAAAGCTATGTTGGTGTGTATTCTGACACCGTTTCACATTTTCTCAATGCGTTTCCAGGATTGATGCTTACTAATTTAAAGTTCAAAAAGTAATACTACAACTCAAGGGTTGCCTCAGTGTTTGATTTTTACAACAACTATATGTCTATATTGTTTATATGGAAATTGAAATGCACGGTTTGTTACTGAATGGATCATATGTGGAGACTGGAGAAGCTAATACTCTCTGTTAAACCTCTTAAGACATTGTTCGACTAGGTTGGTCTACCCCTCACTGTGGCCGGTGCAAACTCAAACTCTGATGGTAGACACCCCTGCTTCCTTTTGTTTTGGTGGAAATCTAATGTGATGGGATGTTACAATAATGCAGTTTGTGTGAAAGGTACTCCTATTAACTTGGGTGTTGATACTTGAACTGAAGCAGAGCTAGGAATTCTTATGATCTTGGAAGGATAGCCTGAAGTTGAATATGACTAATGAAATCTTGGTACAAAACAGGACATTACCGAGAACCGTAACCTTGCTGGTAAATTGGTCGGAAACAAGTAAATAGGTGACATATATACCAGTATGACTTTCAATCCAATATCCAAAGACAGAGCAATATGGTGCTTTATCATAAAGTCAATTGGGATTGCACCAGTTGAGTCCAACATCACATTTTAGTCGATTAATCCGACAGAATGGCATGTATTCATAGTCCTTGCGTTCATGTTGGTGGTCGGCTTCTCCGGTCTGGTACACCAAACGAAGCACGCTAGCTAGCTATCTCTCTATAAGAATAGGACCAACGTCACAGAACAGAATAGATGATGAAGAAAATGACTCGGGTCTTGGTTGTAGCACTCGCCGTGACTATAGCCATATGTTTCACACCGTGTCACGGCCTCTTACTCGATACACCTCGTTATAATTCGACCGCGGAATTCCTGGGAACTCACAACAAAGCAAGAGCCGCAGTTGGGGTTGCCCCTCTCAAATGGAACACTACCCTGGCCGATCACGCTTTCGACATAGCATGGTCCATGATCACTGACGAAATGGGTGAATGCCAAGATTCTTTGGACCCGAAGAGCCTCCATGCAACGGCGTATGACTTCGGTAGCTACAACATGCACTGGGATCATAATCAATCAGTGACGTCGGGCAGGGTGGTGGAGAGGTGGGTGGCGATGAAGAAGTACTACAACTACGCCAGAAACTCGTGCGTGCGCAACTTTAACTGCGCATCGTATACGCAGGTGGTGTGGAGGAAGTCCTTGGAGTTGGGTTGTGATCAGGTAAGATGTTTGGTAAGCGTAGGGATTACTAATGGTGTAACCATCTGTGTTTATAGTCCTCCTGGAAATATTCCAGGGGAGAAACCATACTAGCTATCTGGGGAGAGAATTGTACAAATACGTTGTGTAAACGATAAATAATGCATGAATACCGACTATGCTGTATATCGATCGCAGTGGCACTGAAGAACTCTATGTACAAAACAAGGACTTCCCAGGAACCGTGACCTAGCTTGTTGGTAAATTGGTATGAAACATGTAAATAGCTATAGGTGACCTACCTTCAATTATATGACTCTTAATCCATATATGCGATACTTTGTTAACAAGTTAACTAGTTTGTTAGCGTTTGAGCACTTTCCCATTTCTTTCTGCTCATATGGGATTGCATCA encodes the following:
- the LOC101307220 gene encoding STS14 protein-like, which produces MTRVLVVALAVTIAICFTPCHGLLLDTPRYNSTAEFLGTHNKARAAVGVAPLKWNTTLADHAFDIAWSMITDEMGECQDSLDPKSLHATAYDFGSYNMHWDHNQSVTSGRVVERWVAMKKYYNYARNSCVRNFNCASYTQVVWRKSLELGCDQVRCLVSVGITNGVTICVYSPPGNIPGEKPY
- the LOC101306931 gene encoding uncharacterized protein LOC101306931; this encodes MGVCASSPTIKLQKNGGRSSRRPDGTRSDFIGRPKGVVVIDVDGDRVEELKQPTQARRIISQHPDHVLCNSEALSVGTCAPHVADDEELQTGHIYFLMPLQQAQNPLSLPELCNLAIKASSALGKR